Genomic DNA from Oncorhynchus clarkii lewisi isolate Uvic-CL-2024 chromosome 28, UVic_Ocla_1.0, whole genome shotgun sequence:
GGGGttctgagaaaaaaatatatataaattactTCAAGCTGCAGTCCCATCAGAACTCAAGAGTGATCAGCTCAAATGAATATGGAACTACAGTTTAGTCAGGCTTGAAATGAAGTGCCTCAAAATACCTGAATCCACACGCCTCTTCAACCGAGGCTTGCAACTCGAGTCACAGCACTTGCAGAGGTCACTTTGAGACGGGTCGTCCAGCAGCTCCCATCTATGAATAAAAAAAGTTGGCTGTTGCATTGGCACTAACATCATTATGGTCCAATGTTAAAGAATGTGACCAATACTTACTCTCCAGTCTCTTTAATGTAGTGGCAGGCCTTCTTTTCTATATCATAAACCTCAGGGTCCCATGCAACAAGCTTACAATGAATATACACCTGGGGTGAAATAAGAAAACAGTCAAGAGCTACAGTATGAAAACAACCCAGTCATACCGAGAACTTGTGGTCCACTCACTTCCTCGCCTAAGGCAAACTTGAAGGACTGCAGGTAAAGCAGAATAGCAGACGAGTGGTACCTAGGCAGGAACCTGGAGTTCCCAGTCTTCCCATCTGCAAGGCAACTGAAAATGCATTGTGCAATGAGCAGACAAACAGAACTTCCATCCAGCAAATAAGCCAACTTTAAAATGTATTCAGTACTTTTCAACATTCGAGTAGGCTGTGTAGCGCTAGGCAgtcaaaaaccaaaacgtgcaccctaCATGGCCATAGCCAGGTCTGGTACATACCCCTTGTTGGTGATGATGGGGTACACCAGGCTCGCAGACTGCAATTCTGGTGTTGTGGCCGCCACACACTCCTCCAAGAGCAGCAGCAAGGGCTGATGGTCCTTCTGATCCACTGCTGCCCAGATGGGGATGAAAGAGCCCAGGGGAAACAGGCTGCTCTTAGCCAGACCAGTAAGGTCTTCTACATGCAACAGAGAAGGGGAAGGGGCGCAATGCTCATACGTACTGTACAGCCACAGGTTTCAACTAGCTTTGGGCAGTGTCCTCTGCTAGGAATTtctttaccaggtaagttgactgaacaTATTCTTACAATAATTGATGTTGTATGAGTCACTCACCATTGAGGAGTGCCATGTGGAAAACCAATCCTCCATGACCCTCAGCACTACCATAGGCAGGGATAAGGAATGGGGGAATCCATCCCTCAGGTCTACATACAAGGGGGAATGTTTAGTTTAATAATGAAGGTGGCAAAGGCTTAGGAAGATTTGATTCCAACACCATAGCTAGAGTACACTACACCCAATAGAGCCCTAAAACACTCAActcagttccactgcattttaaaaaaaatcattccCCTCTAATTAGGGACCGATTTAGACCcgtgacaccaggtgtgtgcaattaatgatAAAGTAGAACCGAAAGACAGCAGGCGCCAGACCTcttagggtaagagttgagtgcCCCTGGCATAGATGGTTACCTTATGTAAACACACTTAATATGGTGACTAATGGCAGCAGGTTTGGGCTTTCGGTTAGGTCTGTAAGTCAGGCTGGTTGAATAGATGTGTTTCTTGCCAGTCACCTGGGAAATAGAAGGAGAAGCATTAGGCGTCGCAGGATCCAAAATGGCATACATTGGGTCAAGAGTTAGACATTACCCGTTTCTTGATGGCACAGCCATTGAGGTTGTAGTGGAATGTCGCCATCCCTTCTCCCGTGGGAAGAACAGAAAATGTGGACggaacacagtgtccaaggaaaaGACGGGCAGCATGTTCAACCAACTCTGGACTGACCTTCCATGTCACTTTAATGGAGTGTTTCTCACAATCCACATTAAAATCTAAAAATATAAATTCAATAATGTCATCATTCACATGTCAAGAGCCAACACCACAACTTGGCTAGTCTGTTAGGCGGTCAGCATGAGATAAGTAGCCTATTCAAGTTAACATGGTATTCATTATTAGACGTACCTTCATTGGCAGCTCTTGCTGCTACGATAGCCAAAACAATTGCACATTGCCAAAGGAGAGACATGACTGAATGATCTAGGAGTGCCTACGAACTAGAAATATTTATGGACCAATTGATCCTAATCATCTTAATTCTGAACACCTGTGAGAGGTCAAGGAGCGATAATTATAGACCTAAAAACATACCAACATCATCAGTTTTGGTAtttcctggtctgaaaacatccTTGAATTTTTATGGGTTTTAAAAGTAAAAATTGTAATAGTCACATATTTTCCCCATAAAGTAGTCTGCAAAGCGGAACCTATGTCTCACAAAACACGATGGACAGACGGAATAGTGACTTACACAGGAAATAAAGTTGAATCAAAAAGATTGAACAATCTGGTTTGCTCAATTTGACAGTACCACACTAAGTGTGGATTAGGTATTTTTTACATCGATTTAAAGCGTATTTTATGCGACTGTCAAAATGCTGATCAAGGTTAAGGTAAGACCAGCCATTTAATTGGTGGCCGGGACCGCTAGTTTACATACTAGTTTACATACTGAATGATCTCATCACCGATCTAGCTATCTGCAGTAGCTAAATATATGAATAGATCTGAAAAGCGCTATATAGTGGACATTGCAGCAGGCCATTGACATTGAAACAGTCATCCCCATATAGAATGTagagttagctaacattaactatactgaaccaaaatataatctCCACAAGTAACAATTAAAGATTTTTCAGAGTTAtatttcatataaggaaatcagtcaactgaattaaattcattaggccccaatctatggatttcacaggactgggcaggggcgcagccatgggtgggactGGGAGAGCAGGGGCACAGCAATGGATGGGACTGGGAGGGCAAGTGCTCAGCCACAGGGGAGCCAGgccaagccaatcagaatgaatTTTCCCtccaaaaagggctttattacagacagaaatattcctcagtttcatcagctgtcagggtggatggtttCAGAGGatccctcaggtgaagaagccagatgtggacgtcctgggctggagtggttacacgtggtctgcggttgaggccggttggacatactgccaaattctctaaaatgacgcaggaggcagcttatggtagagaaattaacattaaattctctggcaacagctttggtggactttcctgcagtcagcatgacaattgcacgctccctcaaaacttgacacatctgtggcattgtgttgtgacaaaacattttagagcagccttttattgtccccaagtGGATCGATTGTTTTGGCAAAGGAAAACTGTCTGCCATCTTTtatatcagctcatgaaacatgagaccaacactttacatgttgcatttatatttttgttcagtataactaATTTACTTTAGGTAGCTTACTACCATACTAAGTTAAGTTGTATGGCCATTGTcctatgtttgagctgctttgcTCACCCAGTCTTCATCTTAATCCAGACAGGATACAAGGCCTCACTTCGTACAATAAACAGGTGCTGTTGAACCATAGCCATTACCCACTAATTTAGGCCAATCCTTATAAGATGTTGCTGTTTAGTGCAATATTGTATTTTATGCTCTGAAATTATCAATTATTTTACTGTAACAGACTCTCACTGGCAAAGAAATAGAGATCGACATTGAGCCCACAGACAAGGTATGAAACATTACATTATCACTTGAGGTTGATGATATTAATCTCATGGATTTGCTTTCTATGTGTAATATTTAGATTACTCATGACAGCATACATTACTGGGGAGTGACGTCCTAGTAAAGACATTTAGCTCATATGCTTTATTGTACACATGAAGGTGGAGAGAATTAAAGAaagagtggaggagaaggaggggattCCACCTCAACAACAAAGACTAATCtacagtggaaaacagatgttaGTGATCAACCCTTCCATCACAATCTTGTCATGAAACATCCGCTCCATTTAATCAAGTGGTGGCATTACATCTGGGATGTTTTATCTGCTCCCATCCCTCAGGAACGATGAGAAGACTGCCTCAGACTACAAGATCCAGGGAGGCTCAGTTCTGCATCTGGTCCTGGCGCTAAGAGGAGGGCTAGTCTGCCACTGTAACAGAATACAACTCATCGTCTAGTGGGCAGTGGGGCCGGCCTTGTGCCAACCCACAAGTTTCTGTCATTGTCACTCACACCATGTTGCAACACAGAGCAGCAAATTGCCACTGGTGTGGCACTAATGTTCTTAGGCCTCAGCAAACAAAGGACCTTCTGCTATAAATCTGTGTAGATTGTTTTTGTAACCACCTCTTGCTTTAAGTTCAAGTATTTTGCTTGTGATTAAAAAGGTAAAGTTGACTATTTTTGTTTTGAAGTACATGGCTATATGGCTGCTATTGTATGAGTGTGTGACTTAGCAGTGTATTGTTAAACTACTTTCCATATATAGGCAGTTATAGGAATTATAAACTCATTAAGGTTTGATAACCTTTAATTAGAAATGACAACATGGGAGTTGAAGGCAATGCACACAAACCAAATTATCTTTCCGTCTCTATTTCTCCAGCTGGTTCCTTTGAGGGTAGTGGTCTAAAGGGTGGATGTTTTGCTTATTTGCACTGAATCCCATTGGAAGCATACAATTATTAATATCCACAAACCAATTTACTTACAAACAATTGCAAGGGCAGCTGGTAATAAGGCCCAGATGTTTGGAATATTGGAAAGTTACCAAAATAATTTTCTATTACTACTTTTGTAACCTTGTGGAGGCACTTCTCCAATATGCATCAATTATTTGGTATTGCAACAAGATTTGCAATCTCATACAACCCAAGACTATCTAGTGTTTTAAGAACAAGACCATGTATTTCTTTTTTAGCTGAAAGAGGTTGGGTAGTGTATGCAGGGCAGGGGTCAGGGCCAGTCTTTCCCCGGGCATAAAAAAATTACTTTGGAAGCTAAAGCTatggtaggggaaacactggatAGGACTGGCACTGATGCTTCAAAGATACAGCAATATGGGGGATTTAAATCATTCACAGATAAAACAGCAACTCTCACCTCAATAAAGTCAATATACACATACACCATAATACCTCAGCTCCAAAAGGGGGTTCTGAGTGACAGGCACAAGGGAAGAGAGAAGCAGCCAATCAGATGGTAAAGAGAGGTAGGGACAAGAGCACACCAACGGAAGGCATGTAAGTATAGATAAGGCGTAGTGTTAAGGGATGCTGATCATGTGGCTCAGATAGACTAAAGAGAATTGTAACAGTGACCTACACCAGTAAGTAGGTCAGTAGTCCTGGAGTGAAAGAAAAGTTGTCAAGCTTTTAACTAGTTTACAAGGTTGCACAAGCCAAGACTACCAACTACTCTTAAAATGTATCCTGACAGACCCCTTTCATGTGGACAGTCATGATTGCAGTTCTCAGGATTTATTGATCTTCTGATTGGACGAGTACCACTGGCTCAGGCAGACAGTTGCATATTACTGTTGTTGATTGATGTGACACAGATGACCTGCAACTCTGGAAATACACAGCGAAGCTAGTACCATGTCAGTGGTGCATTAATACCGCTAGTTAACCTATGGGTAATGTAATACCAGTAGTCCGAACAGGAGCTGAAAAGGTAGAATGGTGACAATGGCTTTTAGGGTGACAGAGTCTCTTGAGAGTTCATCTACATGAATCCTTGTCAAACTGTAGGGGGACAATTTCCACAGTTCACGAGGGTCAGCCATTTAGAAAAACAACAGAATTAAGAGTAATTTGAAAAAACATCAGCTTGGACTGACAGCATCAGGTTGTAGTGTGGAATAGTTGATTGACAGAGAGGATCCCCTCAAAATGATTTACAGGCAGCTGTTAGGTAGAATGGGTCCCCACTCCTGGGCCTGGTCAGCTGTCGATCCTTCCACGTACATTGTCTGATGTCTGTGTCAGTGTTGATGGACAGGTTGATTGCAGCGGTCATTACCAGGCAGTGCTTGGGAAGGAGTCGATCTGCACCGTGTCCTGGCAGACAGAGCTCTGGCTGGTGTAGCACACACGCACCCTAATCTTCAGActcacctggggggggggggggagaagttcATTTTTAGTCCATTGTGGGTGTGCGCATGTATGTGGTGACCATGAACTGACTGAATGAAGACCCACCTTGTTTGGGTTGTTGAGGAGCACAGTCTGGGTCACCTGACCTAAGCCATGCGCAGGGATGACGTCACCACTCGGAGCCTTCATCTGTAACTGGACGCTCTGAGGTGGATGGGAGTGCGAGGTAAAGGTCATGAACAGCCTATAACTAGGACCCAGAGTTTTACAAAGGTCACAAACAGCCTATAAGTAGGGCCCAGAGTTCTTCCTGGTCAGTTACATGGTCTAGAGGACCCTACTCATGACGTAAAAGCTTGGAATACCAAATACAAAAAGGTACTCCGACACAAAGAGATGGGGAAGCAGACCTTGGGTACTGCTGCTTGCAGGGTGAGGCCAGTGATGTCCCCGTCAGTGGAGTTGGTGGCAGTGAGGGTAACGGtcatccctgtgtctgtctgtgtgtcagtctgtaGTTTCAGCGTCACACCGTTTTTCTCATACACTGTAACACTAGGTGGTGCTATGGaaacaaagaaaaaaaatctgtcactGGAAATCATGGAATTCAACACCAAAAACAGATGATTATTAAATACATTATGAagatgtactgtatattttgTATAAAGCTACAGATGTGTTCATTCCAAAACAGTTGATATTtgactccatctcgccctccatTCATCTCTTTGCGAACCCCTGCTCTGCccatcgccctctctctccctctctcagctgttgtgtgtgtctcaccaggtGTTACATCCAGGCCTCCCAGCAGGTCCAGTAGGTCTCCCCCAGCCGTGCTGCTAGCTGGGCCGGGTGCTGTGAACAGCCTGGACAGGGATGGGCTGGGCTGGAAAGGCTCCCCAGAACCACCCAGCAGGTCCAACAGATCACACACCTTGACAAGGTAAAGCGAGGGTAAAGATTACACATCATGTAATATTCAAGAAGTTTAGCTTGAGAAAGTACACACACGGTATACAATAGTAGGTCAGTTATATATATCCAGGTAGCTGAAATACCTAAGTTTATTGCAGTCATTTTCATCACTTACCTGATTAGAAGGTTCCTGGGGAAATACTATTTCCTGTGTCAGTTTGGTTGGCTCCAACTCTTTCATAGTCCCCCCTGCTGATTCTCCATTGGTATGTCCCGGGGAGCTTTTGTCAATCACCGGCATTCTCTCCAGCACCGCAGCCCTGCGAGCACAGAAAGCTCTCTTAGCAGTGTACTGGGGTGGGATATAGTGGCTACCATGATACAATGTCCCACTCACTGGCAATGTACCCATACATAAAATATAATAGTAGAAATCAAAAACAAAttctattagtcacatgcgccaaatacaacaggtgtagcccttacagtgaaatgcttacttatgagccctaacaaacaatgcagtttaaaaaaatacagataagaataagaaatacaaGTAAcaattcaagagcagcagtaaaataacaatagcgagactatatacaggggggtaccggtacagagtcaatgtgcggggggcactggttagttgaggtaatatgtacatgtagatagagtttaaagtgactatgcatagatgataacaatggacagtagcagcggtgtaagcgaagggggggggtcaatgcaaggAGACATTTGATTAggtattcaggagtcttatggcttgggagtagaagctgtttaaaagcctcttggacctagacttggcactccggtaccgcttgccgtgcggtagcagagagaacagtctttgactagagtctgaccatttttagggccttcctctgacaccactatATGCATGTATGATTGGCTAACATTGCAAATAGTATTATGTACACTATAGGTTGTACCTCATGTGGTCGTATTTCTTGAAGAGAGCGTTATATTCCACTGCTCTCTGCTGGAGTTCCACGTCGATACAGCTGCCGTAGATGCTGACAATGCTCCTAATGCGACTGccagagagggacaggggagagaaaaacaggcGGAAGCAAGAGCTATTTTAGTATTCGCTGTATCAGCAATGTAGAGAGTCAAGTCCCAAGACCCCACGCAGTGGGCAAAAAAACTGACatagcagttttcagttattgcTGTATAGTAGTTCAAGCAGTGTGAGATACTGATGCTTACTCCACGTTATGTGTTATGCGTGTGCTGAGTTTCATGGTTGCTGTGAGAGCGAAGCCCCTGGTTGCTGGCGATGACATATGTGACTGTAGAACCGTTTCCAAGGCATCCAGGACATCATCCTCTGTCACCTAAGGGCAGGACAGAAAACAAGAACTACTGCCTCGGTTTAATGACAATTACTACTGTATTGTCAATTGGTATTATCCATGACTGTGTTACAACAACCAAAGCATGTACCTGAACAGGTTCTGTctcctcacactctcctctcAGAAGCAGGTCTCCATACTCCCCAATACACCAGCACGCAACCTGTACCAGGGATTGCTGCGTACACACAAACGTTGCACAGTGCCACAGCTGATAATCCGAGTATAACCAGAGCCTTGAGATTTTCCTGattgataacacacacacacattcctacagagcatggcacacaaacacattcatacTAAAGTCATACCACTGAGATGTCTGTAATCAGGGCTCTGTACAGCTTGTGGACCGTGTAGCAGTGAAGTTCTGTTGCGGTGGTGATGAGCTGGATCAGGTTGGGCACCGTCTCATCCCGCACGTCACCCCCTGCCTGAAAGAGAGTTCTTAGTTTGactgagcttcaagttccttggtgtccacatcaacaacaaactagaatggtccaaacacaccaagacagtcatgaagagggcatgacaaagcctattccccctcaggaaactaaaaagatttggcatgggtcctgagatcctcagaaggttctacagctgcaacctACAGTTTTGCATCCCTGCCTGGTAATgacagcaattgctcggcctccgaccgcaaggcacttcagagggtagtgcgtatggcccaatacatcactggggcaaagctgcctgccatccaggacctctacaccaggcggtgtcagaggaaggccctaaaaatgttcaaagaccccagccatagactgttctctccactaccgcatggcaagcgataccggagtgccaagtctaggacgaAAAGGCTTCtcacagtttttacccccaagcaatacgacaccaaatggttacccagactatttgcattgtggcccccccaacccctctttttatgctgctgctactctctgttcatcatacatgcatagtcactttaaccatatctacattcTAGCTCAATAAGCTTGAatgtctgtatacagtggggcaaaaaagtatttagtcagccaccaactgtgcaagttctcccacttaaaaagatgagaggcctgtaattttcatcataggtacacttcaactatgacagacaaaatgagagaaaaaaatccagaaaatcacattgtaggatttttaatgaatttatttgcaaatgatggtggaaaataagtatttggtcaataacaaaaatgtatctcaatactttgttatataccctttgttggcaatgacagaggtcaaacattttctgtaagtcttcacaaggttttcacacactgttgctggtattttggcccattcctccatgcagatctcctctagaggagtgatgttttggggctgttgctgggcaacacggactttcaactccctccaaagattttctatggggttgagatctggagactggctaggccactccaggaccttgaaatgcttcttacgaagccactccttcgttgcccgggcggtgtgtttgggatcattgtcatgctgaaagacccagccacgtttcatcttcaatgcccttgcagatggaaggttttcactcaaaatctcacgatacatcgccccattcattctttcctttacacggatcagtcgtcctggtccctttgcagaaaaacagccccaaagcatgatgtttccacccccatgcttcacagtagg
This window encodes:
- the LOC139386526 gene encoding AP-1 complex subunit gamma-1-like isoform X2, yielding MECVRLIASPRYNEKRVGYLGAMMLLDEKQDASLLITNSIKNDLSHSSQYVQSLALCTLACMGSAEMCRDLAPEIDRLLRASNSYIKKKAALCAVHMVRKVPELGELFTPAARSLLSEKNHGVLHGAVVLITELCERNPDTLEQFRKVVPELVLMMKGLVMSGYSPEHNVAGISDPFLQVRILRLLRILGRNNDTASDAMNDLLAQVATNTDSSKTAGSAVLYETVLTVMDIKSESGLRVLAVNILGRFLLNNDRNIRYISMTSLQKIVQTDHNAVQRHRGTIVDCLKDQDASVKRRALELSLALVSAVNIRSLMKELLLFLSSCPPELRAHTTSGIFNAAERYAPSQRWHIDTILHVLTTAGGDVRDETVPNLIQLITTATELHCYTVHKLYRALITDISVQSLVQVACWCIGEYGDLLLRGECEETEPVQVTEDDVLDALETVLQSHMSSPATRGFALTATMKLSTRITHNVDRIRSIVSIYGSCIDVELQQRAVEYNALFKKYDHMRAAVLERMPVIDKSSPGHTNGESAGGTMKELEPTKLTQEIVFPQEPSNQVCDLLDLLGGSGEPFQPSPSLSRLFTAPGPASSTAGGDLLDLLGGLDVTPAPPSVTVYEKNGVTLKLQTDTQTDTGMTVTLTATNSTDGDITGLTLQAAVPKSVQLQMKAPSGDVIPAHGLGQVTQTVLLNNPNKVSLKIRVRVCYTSQSSVCQDTVQIDSFPSTAW
- the LOC139387156 gene encoding zona pellucida sperm-binding protein 3-like yields the protein MSLLWQCAIVLAIVAARAANEDFNVDCEKHSIKVTWKVSPELVEHAARLFLGHCVPSTFSVLPTGEGMATFHYNLNGCAIKKRVTGKKHIYSTSLTYRPNRKPKPAAISHHIKCVYIRPEGWIPPFLIPAYGSAEGHGGLVFHMALLNEDLTGLAKSSLFPLGSFIPIWAAVDQKDHQPLLLLLEECVAATTPELQSASLVYPIITNKGCLADGKTGNSRFLPRYHSSAILLYLQSFKFALGEEVYIHCKLVAWDPEVYDIEKKACHYIKETGEWELLDDPSQSDLCKCCDSSCKPRLKRRVDSEPQGLVQNSVLGPLTIVENSETRIPSEFVKYPTVEQVDWLV
- the LOC139387038 gene encoding ubiquitin-like protein NEDD8 — translated: MLIKVKTLTGKEIEIDIEPTDKVERIKERVEEKEGIPPQQQRLIYSGKQMNDEKTASDYKIQGGSVLHLVLALRGGLVCHCNRIQLIV